In Notolabrus celidotus isolate fNotCel1 chromosome 8, fNotCel1.pri, whole genome shotgun sequence, a genomic segment contains:
- the sybl1 gene encoding vesicle-associated membrane protein 7, which produces MAILFAVVARGTTILAKHAWCGGNFLEVTEQILAKIPSENNKLTYSHGSYLFHYICHDRIIYLCITDDDFERSRAFSFLSEVKKRFQTTYGSRAQTALPYAMNSEFSSTLAAQMKHHSDPRGSDRVTETQMQVDDLKGIMVRNIDLVAQRGEKLELLIDKAENLVDSSVTFKTTSRNLARAMCMKNLKLTFVIALVCLVVLYIIVSAACGGLSWPSCVK; this is translated from the exons ATGGCAATTCTATTTGCTGTGGTGGCTCGTGGAACCACCATCCTGGCAAAGCATGCATGGTGTGGTGGAAACTTTCTAGAGGTGACTGAACAGATTCTGGCCAAAATCCCATCAGAAAACAATAAGTTGACCTACAGCCATGGGAG ctATCTCTTTCATTACATCTGCCATGACAGAATCATATACCTGTGTATCACGGATGAT GACTTTGAGAGGTCTCGTGCTTTCAGCTTCCTTAGTGAAGTCAAGAAGCGCTTCCAGACAACATACGGGTCCCGAGCACAAACAGCCCTGCCTTACGCCATGAACAGTGAGTTCTCCTCTACGCTGGCAGCTCAGATG aAACACCACTCGGACCCACGAGGATCGGATCGTGTCACTGAGACTCAGATGCAGGTGGATGACCTGAAGGGCATCATGGTCCGCAACATAG ACTTGGTCgcccagagaggagagaaactgGAGTTACTGATTGACAAGGCTGAAAATCTGGTTGATTCT TCGGTCACATTTAAGACCACAAGTCGTAACCTGGCACGAGCCATGTGTATGAAAAACCTCAAGCTGACCTTTGTCATTGCACTGGTGTGCCTG GTGGTCCTTTACATTATCGTCTCTGCTGCCTGTGGGGGTCTCAGCTGGCCCTCTTGTGTCAAGTAA
- the polr1d gene encoding DNA-directed RNA polymerases I and III subunit RPAC2 gives MAGESEKKAVLEMVQADGADEGCVTFVLHDEDHTLGNSLRYMIMKSGDVEFCGYTITHPSESKINFRIQTRGGLPATEPLRRGLNELNDVCQHVLNTFQARVSEFKDGQEQPMD, from the exons ATGGCCGGGGAGAGCGAAAAGAAAGCTGTACTGGAAATG GTCCAGGCAGATGGTGCTGATGAGGGCTGTGTGACATTTGTGCTGCACGATGAAGACCATACACTGGGCAACTCCCTCAGATATATGATTATGAAGAG CGGTGACGTAGAGTTCTGCGGCTACACCATCACCCATCCCTCTGAGAGCAAGATCAACTTTCGCATTCAGACTCGAG gGGGACTTCCAGCTACAGAGCCGCTGCGGAGAGGCCTGAATGAGCTCAATGATGTCTGCCAGCATGTTCTCAACACCTTTCAG GCAAGGGTTAGTGAATTCAAAGATGGGCAAGAGCAACCCATGGATTGA